One region of Acropora muricata isolate sample 2 chromosome 13, ASM3666990v1, whole genome shotgun sequence genomic DNA includes:
- the LOC136897033 gene encoding uncharacterized protein isoform X1, with amino-acid sequence MLNWNGSHGDNARLTSGRPILHAEGQFMLSHYSPSQFVPMKTIGARNLKEVLRKAIAESNGNQSLEVNGKDEVLRSDEIEMTSLKNFSVNSGPGTEKFSRSEVDGKGIQDHKYFSELLHWICKEGEDFVLIETIPDLNKVFTLLNVISRSRKPVLTTLLIPDAESNMVSVSLSSVVVDLQCLLFCMFQASMSKD; translated from the exons ATGTTGAACTGGAACGGTTCCCATGGGGACAATGCCAGGCTGACTTCAGGAAGACCTATCCTCCACGCAGAGGGCCAATTCATGCTGAGTCATTACAGCCCCTCTCAATTTGTGCCCATGAAGACCATAGGAGCAAGAAACCTGAAAGAGGTTCTTCGAAAGGCAATTGCAGAAAGCAATGGAAATCAGAGTTTGGAG GTCAACGGGAAGGATGAAGTTTTACGATCAGACGAAATTGAAATGACTTCGTTGAAAAATTTTTCTGTAAACAGCGGACCAGGTACTGAAAAGTTCTCACGGAGTGAAGTCGACGGAAAAGGCATACAAGACCATAAATATTTCTCAGAACTTTTACACTGGATTTGTAAGGAAGGAGAGGATTTCGTATTGATCGAAACAATTCCAGACCTGAACAAAGTTTTCACTTTGTTGAATGTCATTTCAAGATCGCGAAAACCCGTACTTACAACTTTATTGATCCCTGATGCTGAGTCCAATATGGTTTCAGTGTCTCTTTCTAGTGTCGTGGTTGATTTACAATGTTTGTTGTTTTGTATGTTTCAAGCTTCTATGAGCAAAGATTAA
- the LOC136897033 gene encoding uncharacterized protein isoform X2 → MCSSSNYWIRDLPLRRRNTLRKYTAYLHHMLNWNGSHGDNARLTSGRPILHAEGQFMLSHYSPSQFVPMKTIGARNLKEVLRKAIAESNGNQSLEVNGKDEVLRSDEIEMTSLKNFSVNSGPGTEKFSRSEVDGKGIQDHKYFSELLHWICKEGEDFVLIETIPDLNKVFTLLNVISRSRKPVLTTLLIPDAESNMVSVSLSSVVVDLQCLLFCMFQASMSKD, encoded by the exons ATG TGTTCATCAAGCAATTATTGGATTCGTGACTTACCTTTACGAAGGCGCAATACATTGCG GAAGTACACCGCGTATCTACACCACATGTTGAACTGGAACGGTTCCCATGGGGACAATGCCAGGCTGACTTCAGGAAGACCTATCCTCCACGCAGAGGGCCAATTCATGCTGAGTCATTACAGCCCCTCTCAATTTGTGCCCATGAAGACCATAGGAGCAAGAAACCTGAAAGAGGTTCTTCGAAAGGCAATTGCAGAAAGCAATGGAAATCAGAGTTTGGAG GTCAACGGGAAGGATGAAGTTTTACGATCAGACGAAATTGAAATGACTTCGTTGAAAAATTTTTCTGTAAACAGCGGACCAGGTACTGAAAAGTTCTCACGGAGTGAAGTCGACGGAAAAGGCATACAAGACCATAAATATTTCTCAGAACTTTTACACTGGATTTGTAAGGAAGGAGAGGATTTCGTATTGATCGAAACAATTCCAGACCTGAACAAAGTTTTCACTTTGTTGAATGTCATTTCAAGATCGCGAAAACCCGTACTTACAACTTTATTGATCCCTGATGCTGAGTCCAATATGGTTTCAGTGTCTCTTTCTAGTGTCGTGGTTGATTTACAATGTTTGTTGTTTTGTATGTTTCAAGCTTCTATGAGCAAAGATTAA